From Mucilaginibacter rubeus, a single genomic window includes:
- a CDS encoding BatD family protein has translation MKIKLSILTLLLCCSSLVFAQVKFTASVNKNTIGTGEVLEVTFSINANADRFAPPAFAGFQVVGGPNVSNSISMVNGVTSASIAYGYDLVPTREGEITIGPATIMSGGRPYSTTPIKIKVVKGQGGQSNQQAQQQSSNGPDSRNIQKGRVTDISKSLFLRTEVDKTTAYMGQQIMMNLRLYTRVNIANGEPEKIPDLNGFYSRDIKSNNPNTQWRTEIINGVRYNVTDVKQTILFPEHEGNITIEPSIMNFIVRQQAASSSGDPFDAFFGGYEDVKYKVKSTPIVIHVKPLPQAGKPVEYTGAVGKFNIEASLDKNDVKANDAINYTIKISGTGNLKLLKPISPNFPADFEKYEPKITDTITENASGSSGNRKYTYLLIPRHQGDFTIDPIKFAYFNPATGRYVSLTTQAFHIKVAKGTGDGSNVTAFSNAGKQDVKVLSNDIRYIKTGTELNDVGSDFYGSGLYYFLLILGPAGFLGALVYGKWRDKNNADVVGLKSRKAGKVAAKHLASAKQQLNDKKAFYENLFRGLYGYLSDKLNIPYSDLNREKIAEELKARSLDESLINEMLDTLDLCEMARYAPVSGITEQQVFDKAQNMINNIENKI, from the coding sequence ATGAAAATTAAACTTTCCATATTAACGCTGCTGTTGTGTTGCTCAAGCCTTGTGTTCGCGCAGGTAAAGTTCACGGCATCGGTAAATAAAAATACCATAGGCACAGGTGAGGTACTTGAGGTTACCTTTTCCATCAACGCCAATGCCGATCGTTTTGCACCTCCTGCTTTTGCCGGTTTCCAGGTAGTTGGCGGGCCTAATGTATCCAACAGTATCTCCATGGTTAACGGGGTTACCTCCGCAAGCATAGCTTATGGATATGATCTTGTACCAACCCGGGAGGGTGAAATAACCATTGGTCCGGCTACTATTATGTCGGGCGGCAGACCTTACAGCACCACTCCTATAAAAATTAAAGTAGTTAAAGGCCAGGGTGGGCAGTCCAATCAACAGGCTCAGCAACAAAGCAGCAATGGTCCGGATAGCCGCAATATTCAAAAAGGGCGTGTAACAGATATTTCCAAATCATTGTTTTTACGCACCGAGGTTGATAAAACAACTGCCTACATGGGTCAGCAGATCATGATGAACCTACGCCTTTATACCCGGGTTAACATTGCCAATGGCGAGCCTGAAAAAATTCCTGATCTTAATGGATTTTACAGCCGCGACATTAAAAGCAATAACCCTAATACCCAATGGCGTACCGAGATTATTAACGGCGTAAGGTATAATGTTACCGATGTTAAGCAAACTATCCTGTTCCCCGAGCACGAAGGCAATATAACCATCGAGCCATCTATCATGAACTTTATAGTGAGGCAACAGGCTGCTTCATCATCCGGCGATCCCTTCGACGCTTTTTTTGGCGGCTATGAAGATGTAAAGTATAAAGTTAAAAGTACGCCGATTGTTATCCACGTAAAACCATTGCCACAGGCAGGGAAACCTGTTGAATATACCGGTGCCGTAGGTAAGTTTAACATTGAAGCCTCTCTTGATAAAAATGACGTTAAAGCTAACGATGCTATCAACTACACTATAAAGATAAGCGGTACGGGCAACCTGAAATTGCTTAAACCGATAAGCCCGAATTTCCCGGCTGATTTTGAGAAGTACGAACCCAAAATCACCGATACCATTACTGAAAATGCCAGCGGTTCATCAGGTAACAGGAAATACACTTACCTGCTTATCCCAAGGCACCAGGGCGATTTCACTATCGACCCTATTAAGTTTGCTTATTTTAACCCGGCCACCGGCAGGTATGTTAGTTTAACTACCCAGGCATTCCATATCAAGGTAGCCAAAGGCACGGGCGATGGCAGCAATGTTACCGCCTTTTCAAACGCGGGTAAGCAGGATGTTAAAGTACTGAGTAATGATATCCGCTACATTAAAACCGGCACCGAATTAAACGACGTAGGCAGCGACTTTTACGGATCTGGTCTGTATTATTTCCTGTTGATATTAGGTCCGGCAGGTTTCCTGGGGGCTTTGGTTTATGGCAAATGGCGCGATAAAAACAATGCCGATGTGGTAGGTTTGAAAAGCCGCAAGGCGGGAAAAGTGGCAGCCAAACACCTGGCCAGTGCCAAACAACAACTAAACGATAAAAAAGCGTTTTACGAAAACCTGTTCCGTGGTCTGTACGGCTATCTGAGCGATAAGCTTAATATCCCTTACTCCGACCTTAACCGCGAAAAAATAGCCGAGGAACTAAAAGCCCGTTCGCTTGACGAAAGCCTGATTAACGAGATGCTTGACACGCTTGACCTTTGCGAAATGGCACGTTATGCGCCGGTATCGGGCATTACCGAGCAACAGGTGTTTGATAAGGCACAAAACATGATCAATAACATTGAAAATAAAATATAA
- a CDS encoding tetratricopeptide repeat protein, whose protein sequence is MMKRIIYLLLIIVMPICALANDEANVLLKKGNDQYAKGQYKEAITTYQKIVDDGHQSALVYYNLGNAYFKNEDVPSALLYYEKAHKLSPGDEDINFNIQFANQKTTDKIEAGTEFFITKWWHSFILRFSLTTLSVLTILLIIAGSALLIVYRFTNSVSIKKWSFYSALVVLLLGFASMFVASRQDQYFDAHHGAIIFSTSVNVKSAPTLNAKNLFLIHDGTKVEILEDNNGWMKIRLASGNEGWINASDAKEI, encoded by the coding sequence ATGATGAAGCGCATTATATACTTACTGCTCATCATCGTTATGCCTATATGTGCATTAGCTAACGATGAAGCTAACGTCCTGTTAAAAAAAGGAAATGACCAATACGCCAAAGGCCAGTACAAGGAAGCCATCACCACCTACCAAAAAATTGTGGATGACGGGCACCAATCGGCGTTGGTTTATTATAACCTGGGCAATGCCTATTTTAAGAATGAAGATGTGCCCTCGGCACTGCTTTACTATGAAAAGGCGCATAAACTTTCGCCCGGCGATGAGGATATCAATTTCAATATCCAGTTTGCCAATCAAAAAACAACCGATAAGATAGAAGCCGGTACCGAGTTTTTCATCACTAAATGGTGGCACTCGTTTATCCTCCGCTTTTCGTTAACAACTTTATCTGTACTAACCATTTTGCTGATTATTGCCGGCTCTGCTTTGCTAATAGTTTACAGGTTCACCAATTCGGTAAGCATTAAAAAATGGTCGTTTTATTCGGCTTTAGTGGTGCTGCTTTTAGGCTTTGCGAGCATGTTTGTGGCAAGCCGCCAGGATCAATATTTTGACGCGCACCATGGCGCTATCATTTTCAGCACATCGGTAAATGTAAAAAGCGCTCCAACGCTTAACGCCAAAAATCTGTTCCTGATCCACGACGGAACAAAAGTTGAAATTCTGGAAGATAACAACGGCTGGATGAAGATCAGGCTGGCCAGCGGCAACGAAGGCTGGATCAATGCTTCGGATGCTAAGGAAATATAG
- a CDS encoding PfkB family carbohydrate kinase, with translation MYDICCVGHITLDKVVTPQAVKHMAGGTSFYFSNAIRNMDVSYTLVTSLALSEMPVVEKLRGKGIEVHATTGGETVYFENIYSANQDHRTQRVLQKADPFTIEQLDEIKADVYHLGPLLADDISVDFIKGLAQRGKLSLDAQGYLRKVEDKNVVPIDWPEKREALQHIHILKVNEHEMEVLTGITDIHEGAKVLNEWGVNEVVVTLGSMGSVIYTDGVYYQIPAYKPSEVVDATGCGDTYMAGYLYQRAKGKGFQEAGEFAAAMASFKIESSGPFTGTEDDVLELLEKNRV, from the coding sequence ATGTACGATATTTGTTGTGTAGGGCATATTACGTTAGATAAAGTGGTGACACCGCAAGCGGTAAAACACATGGCTGGCGGTACTTCTTTTTATTTTTCAAACGCCATTCGTAATATGGATGTGAGTTACACGCTGGTTACTTCGCTTGCTTTAAGCGAGATGCCAGTGGTTGAAAAACTGCGCGGCAAAGGTATCGAGGTACATGCAACAACAGGCGGCGAGACGGTTTACTTTGAAAATATTTACTCTGCTAATCAGGATCACCGCACTCAGCGCGTGTTGCAAAAAGCCGACCCTTTCACTATTGAGCAACTTGACGAAATTAAGGCTGACGTTTATCATTTAGGTCCTTTGCTGGCCGATGATATCTCTGTAGATTTTATAAAAGGGCTTGCGCAACGAGGCAAGCTTTCGCTTGATGCCCAGGGCTACCTGCGCAAAGTAGAAGATAAGAACGTGGTGCCTATCGACTGGCCCGAAAAGCGTGAGGCCCTGCAACACATCCACATCCTGAAAGTGAACGAACACGAAATGGAAGTACTTACGGGGATCACTGATATCCACGAAGGTGCCAAAGTTTTGAACGAATGGGGGGTTAATGAGGTTGTGGTTACACTGGGCAGCATGGGGTCGGTTATTTATACCGATGGTGTTTATTACCAGATCCCGGCATATAAACCATCAGAAGTAGTTGACGCTACCGGCTGTGGAGATACTTATATGGCCGGTTATCTTTATCAGCGCGCTAAAGGTAAAGGCTTCCAGGAGGCCGGCGAGTTTGCAGCGGCTATGGCCAGTTTTAAAATTGAATCATCAGGTCCTTTTACAGGTACTGAAGATGATGTATTGGAGTTGCTGGAAAAAAATAGGGTTTAA
- a CDS encoding glycosyltransferase family 4 protein produces the protein MKKIRIAFFAEILIEDFDGAVRTMYQLIKRIDRNIFEFLFVYGAGPDSIAGFESLKVPALTLPINTGYTMAIPALVMSELTEDVNNFSPDIVHIATPSLLGNFALRYATQHGLPVISIYHTHFISYIDYYLKHTPFLINKVKQMMTDSHKAFYNQCDQVYVPSVTMKDELIDMGVDTYRMKLWQRGIDTRLFSPLQKKTLRSITGNDNPTILFASRLVWEKNLETLFEIYTQMQDRHPEVNFIIAGDGVARKACETRMPNAVFTGKVDHKRLSVLYASSTLFLFPSVSEAYGNVVLEAMASGLPCVIADGGGSKDFIEQGINGFKCEPYDAACYLEKIELLLKSNSLREQFIEEGLQYSSRLSWEHLASVYFDDLAEMAGADVLSTV, from the coding sequence ATGAAAAAGATCAGAATAGCCTTTTTTGCCGAGATACTTATTGAAGATTTTGACGGTGCCGTGCGCACCATGTATCAGCTCATAAAACGTATAGATCGTAATATTTTTGAATTCCTGTTCGTGTATGGTGCCGGTCCCGACAGCATAGCTGGTTTTGAATCCTTAAAAGTCCCGGCTTTAACATTGCCTATTAATACCGGGTATACCATGGCCATACCAGCCTTGGTAATGAGCGAATTAACCGAAGACGTAAATAATTTCTCACCCGATATAGTGCATATTGCCACACCATCGCTGTTGGGCAATTTCGCGCTAAGATATGCTACCCAGCATGGTTTGCCGGTTATCAGCATTTATCACACTCATTTTATTTCCTATATCGATTATTATCTGAAACATACCCCGTTCCTGATCAATAAGGTTAAGCAGATGATGACCGACAGCCATAAGGCTTTTTATAACCAGTGCGACCAGGTATATGTGCCTTCGGTTACTATGAAGGATGAGCTGATTGATATGGGGGTTGATACCTATCGCATGAAACTTTGGCAAAGAGGGATAGATACCCGCCTGTTTTCGCCCCTGCAAAAAAAAACTCTGCGTTCGATAACAGGAAATGATAATCCCACCATTTTATTTGCAAGCCGCCTGGTTTGGGAAAAGAATCTTGAAACGCTGTTTGAGATCTATACGCAGATGCAAGACCGCCACCCTGAGGTTAACTTCATAATTGCCGGCGATGGCGTTGCCCGCAAAGCCTGCGAGACCAGGATGCCGAACGCGGTATTTACCGGCAAGGTAGATCATAAAAGGCTTTCGGTTTTATACGCATCGTCAACTTTGTTCCTGTTTCCTTCCGTATCTGAAGCTTATGGCAACGTAGTGCTTGAGGCCATGGCATCGGGATTACCGTGTGTTATTGCCGATGGTGGCGGGTCAAAAGATTTTATAGAGCAGGGTATTAATGGTTTTAAATGTGAGCCTTATGACGCCGCCTGTTACTTGGAGAAAATAGAACTACTGCTTAAGAGCAATAGCCTGAGGGAACAATTTATTGAAGAAGGCCTGCAATACAGCAGTCGCTTAAGCTGGGAGCACCTGGCATCCGTATATTTTGATGATCTGGCTGAAATGGCGGGTGCAGATGTGTTGAGCACGGTATAA
- a CDS encoding phosphatidylinositol-specific phospholipase C/glycerophosphodiester phosphodiesterase family protein: MQAAFCHKHLKFLFFVILAFRAITCQAQNSPLSKGFAHNDYWHNRPLYDALDNGFQNVEADIYLRDDELLVAHMLPAFQKKRTLEQLYLMPLFNCYEGKNREVVYPLSPVTLMIDIKSDAEKTYAKLSEVLKRYAPMLSSYNNGEITEGSVTIVITGNKPYKMLQAQKQRYAFIDEDLMQVHTDTLSNTIYKTASCKYSRLISWTGKGPMPEDQKQLLRDYVTAAHHHKKRVRLWASPENKEVWRALLECEVDLINTDKLAELREFLMTGPEPGYAKVNTR, encoded by the coding sequence ATGCAAGCAGCATTTTGCCACAAGCACCTGAAATTTCTGTTTTTTGTTATCCTTGCCTTCAGAGCCATTACTTGCCAGGCTCAAAATAGTCCCCTCTCCAAAGGTTTCGCCCATAATGATTACTGGCACAACCGGCCTCTGTATGATGCCCTGGATAACGGTTTCCAAAACGTTGAGGCTGATATTTACCTGCGCGACGACGAATTGCTTGTTGCACATATGCTGCCCGCCTTTCAAAAAAAGCGTACCCTGGAGCAGTTGTACTTAATGCCATTGTTTAACTGTTACGAGGGTAAAAACAGGGAGGTGGTATACCCGCTTTCGCCAGTTACGCTGATGATCGATATTAAATCCGATGCCGAAAAAACCTACGCAAAGCTATCTGAGGTGTTAAAGCGTTACGCGCCGATGCTGTCGAGCTATAATAATGGCGAGATAACCGAAGGGAGCGTAACTATCGTCATTACAGGCAACAAGCCTTATAAAATGCTTCAGGCGCAAAAGCAACGCTACGCTTTTATTGATGAAGACCTGATGCAGGTACATACCGATACGCTTTCAAATACCATTTACAAAACTGCCAGCTGCAAATATTCACGCCTCATCAGCTGGACAGGCAAAGGCCCTATGCCTGAAGACCAGAAACAACTGCTCCGTGATTACGTAACAGCGGCGCATCACCATAAAAAACGGGTCCGCCTCTGGGCTTCTCCTGAAAATAAAGAAGTATGGCGCGCCCTGCTTGAATGCGAGGTAGACCTGATCAATACCGATAAGTTAGCTGAGTTAAGGGAGTTTTTGATGACAGGGCCGGAGCCGGGATACGCAAAAGTGAATACCAGGTAA
- a CDS encoding glutamate--tRNA ligase family protein produces MTSAPIHFNKTRIAPTPSGFLHVGNILSFSITAALARKHGAKILLRIDDLDRARVNQEYLTDIFDTLRFLGIPWDEGSRNADDFEARFSQMHRMQLYNDALEQLAASGFVFACTCSRKQLIEAGNCVCLNKQIPLNTPEASWRLRTDQAATLRVKNYDGAIIQAPLPAEMESFVVRKKDGFPAYQLTSIIDDLFYGIDLIVRGEDLWASTLAQIQLAAMMGKATFSNTVFYHHPLLLEGDGKKLSKSAGSTSVRYLRQEGRSVADVFGLISALLMLPEKANNWQQLAGFILS; encoded by the coding sequence TTGACAAGCGCCCCGATACATTTTAATAAAACCCGCATTGCGCCAACGCCAAGCGGGTTTTTGCATGTCGGCAATATCCTGTCCTTTTCCATTACCGCGGCGCTGGCCCGCAAACATGGCGCTAAAATTTTATTGAGGATTGATGACCTTGACCGTGCAAGGGTTAACCAAGAATATTTGACCGATATTTTTGACACACTTCGGTTTTTAGGGATTCCCTGGGATGAGGGGTCACGGAATGCGGATGATTTTGAAGCTCGTTTTTCACAAATGCACCGGATGCAACTGTACAACGATGCTCTTGAGCAATTAGCCGCCAGCGGTTTTGTTTTTGCCTGTACCTGCTCGCGGAAGCAACTCATCGAAGCCGGAAACTGCGTCTGTTTAAATAAACAGATCCCGTTAAACACTCCCGAAGCAAGCTGGCGTTTACGTACCGATCAAGCAGCAACATTGCGGGTGAAGAATTACGACGGCGCCATAATTCAAGCACCACTACCTGCCGAAATGGAAAGTTTTGTTGTGCGAAAGAAAGACGGCTTTCCGGCCTATCAGCTCACTTCGATCATTGATGATTTGTTTTATGGGATCGATCTGATCGTAAGGGGCGAAGACCTGTGGGCTTCAACATTGGCTCAGATTCAGTTGGCTGCTATGATGGGTAAAGCGACTTTTAGTAATACCGTATTTTATCATCACCCTTTGTTGCTTGAAGGGGATGGAAAAAAACTATCCAAGTCGGCGGGCTCAACATCGGTTAGGTATTTAAGGCAGGAGGGCAGGAGCGTGGCCGATGTATTCGGGCTTATTTCAGCGCTGTTGATGCTTCCTGAAAAAGCCAATAACTGGCAACAGCTTGCCGGGTTCATTCTTAGCTAA